Proteins encoded within one genomic window of Acidovorax sp. 107:
- a CDS encoding electron transfer flavoprotein-ubiquinone oxidoreductase: protein MTNEEILAQYGPRESMEYDVVVVGGGPGGLATAIRLKQLAAEKGQDVSVVVLEKGSEPGAHILSGAIMDPKALTELIPDWKKRGAPLNQPVTDDAYIFLSEKSGFRVPNMFLPPFAHNHGNYIISLGNLTKWLGEQAEALGVEIFPGFTAAEVLYNDNGSVKGVATGNMGIGKDGEPTENFQLGMELLGKYTVFAEGARGHLGKQLIAKFHLDKDRDPQSFGIGVKELWEIDPKKHQPGFVMHTAGWPMENDTYGGAFLYHLEGNKVALGFVTGLGYANPYLSPFEEFQRWKTHPNVRYYFENEKGEITAKRLSYGARAINASGINALPKTVFPGGALVGCNAGYLNVGRIKGSHAAIKTGMLAAEAAYDAVVAGRQHDELTAYPEAFEKSWLHTELNKDRNFKNWFKYGLTTATLMNGFEQFVLRGHIPWTLHRDKPDHAYLKPAAECKPIVYPKPDGKLTFDRLSSVFISNTNHEENQPAHLTLKDPSVPVNINLAKYAGPEARYCPAGVYEFVPDTTKGGDAQRLQINAQNCVHCKTCDIKDPTQNIVWVTPEGGGGPNYAGM from the coding sequence ATGACCAACGAAGAAATCCTCGCCCAATACGGCCCCCGCGAATCCATGGAATACGACGTGGTGGTCGTTGGCGGCGGCCCTGGCGGCCTTGCCACTGCGATCCGCCTGAAGCAACTGGCGGCCGAAAAAGGCCAGGACGTCTCGGTGGTGGTGCTCGAAAAAGGCTCCGAACCCGGTGCGCACATCCTGTCGGGCGCCATCATGGACCCCAAGGCCCTGACGGAGCTGATCCCCGACTGGAAAAAGCGCGGCGCTCCGCTGAACCAGCCCGTCACCGACGACGCCTACATCTTCCTCAGCGAAAAGTCGGGCTTTCGTGTGCCCAACATGTTCCTGCCACCGTTTGCGCACAACCACGGCAACTACATCATCAGCCTGGGCAACCTGACCAAGTGGCTGGGCGAACAGGCCGAAGCCCTGGGCGTGGAAATCTTCCCCGGCTTCACGGCTGCAGAAGTCCTCTACAACGACAACGGCTCCGTCAAGGGCGTGGCCACCGGCAATATGGGTATCGGCAAGGACGGCGAGCCCACCGAGAACTTCCAGCTCGGCATGGAGCTGCTGGGCAAGTACACCGTGTTTGCCGAAGGCGCACGCGGCCACCTGGGCAAACAGCTGATTGCCAAGTTCCACCTCGACAAGGACCGCGACCCGCAAAGCTTCGGCATCGGCGTGAAGGAGCTGTGGGAGATTGACCCCAAGAAGCACCAGCCCGGTTTTGTGATGCACACCGCCGGCTGGCCCATGGAGAACGACACCTACGGCGGCGCCTTCCTGTACCACCTGGAGGGCAACAAGGTGGCCCTGGGCTTCGTCACCGGCCTGGGTTATGCCAACCCCTACCTGAGCCCGTTCGAAGAATTCCAGCGCTGGAAGACGCACCCCAACGTCCGCTACTACTTCGAAAACGAAAAGGGCGAGATCACGGCCAAGCGCCTGTCCTACGGCGCACGTGCCATCAACGCCAGCGGCATCAACGCTTTGCCCAAGACGGTGTTCCCGGGCGGCGCACTGGTGGGCTGTAACGCGGGCTACCTGAACGTGGGCCGCATCAAGGGCAGCCACGCCGCCATCAAGACCGGCATGCTGGCCGCCGAAGCCGCTTATGACGCCGTGGTGGCAGGCCGCCAGCACGACGAGCTGACCGCCTACCCCGAAGCCTTCGAAAAGAGCTGGCTGCACACCGAGCTGAACAAGGACCGCAACTTCAAGAACTGGTTCAAGTACGGCCTGACCACGGCCACGCTGATGAACGGCTTTGAGCAGTTCGTGCTGCGCGGCCACATCCCCTGGACGCTGCACCGCGACAAGCCCGACCACGCGTACCTGAAGCCCGCAGCAGAGTGCAAGCCCATCGTCTACCCCAAGCCCGATGGCAAGCTGACCTTCGACCGCCTCTCCAGCGTGTTCATCAGCAACACCAACCACGAAGAGAACCAGCCCGCCCACCTCACGCTCAAGGACCCGAGCGTGCCGGTCAACATCAACCTGGCCAAGTACGCCGGCCCCGAGGCGCGCTACTGCCCGGCGGGTGTGTACGAGTTTGTGCCCGACACCACCAAAGGCGGCGATGCCCAGCGCCTGCAGATCAACGCGCAAAACTGCGTGCACTGCAAGACCTGCGACATCAAGGACCCCACGCAGAACATCGTGTGGGTCACGCCGGAAGGCGGCGGTGGCCCGAACTACGCGGGCATGTAA
- a CDS encoding methyl-accepting chemotaxis protein, with the protein MNYLPATSGAPGGAAFSTAPAGAEFSRAAPDAAAQSPAPARRRRTLSVGQKLAASFGILGFAVALLGATTWLTGQDTSRQATLLTTEQLPIERTVRDWKTQSVYIGQIALRATMSSDVFPLVAEMRNQIAAEDAMRKRIDEALTKASSSESARPLWAQAQAERQKYAVLRDALVQNALEAKIISQKELQEHAAALTQYLRSIDQLLAASEQSSLKAGDSMIADASRAQWISAVAVLVVVALSALFGWLLRRSIVLPLRQASEAAAVVAQGDLTVRMPTQRTDEIGQLLTALDKMVESLHYVVTEVRDSGESIHVASSEVAAGNTDLSMRTEHAASNLQQTAASIAQLAQMVAANADSTRQANALALNATEVASKGGEVVNQVVKTMEEINASSKKIADIVGIIDGIAFQTNILALNAAVEAARAGEQGRGFAVVASEVRGLAGRSANAAREIKALISTSVDKVSDGARLVVTAGSTMGDIVQSVERVTTLMSEINEASSEQSTQIGQVSQAVDQLDHMTQQNAALVEQGAAAAQSLKDQANRLAGAMGQFQLTRAAA; encoded by the coding sequence ATGAACTATTTGCCCGCCACTTCCGGGGCGCCTGGCGGCGCCGCCTTCTCCACCGCACCGGCCGGCGCGGAGTTCAGCCGTGCGGCGCCAGACGCTGCCGCCCAGAGCCCAGCACCTGCCCGGCGCCGCCGGACTCTGAGCGTGGGCCAGAAGCTGGCGGCCAGCTTTGGCATCCTGGGCTTTGCGGTGGCGCTGCTGGGTGCCACCACCTGGCTCACAGGGCAGGACACGAGCCGCCAGGCCACGTTGCTGACCACGGAGCAACTGCCCATCGAACGCACCGTGCGTGACTGGAAAACCCAGTCGGTCTATATCGGCCAGATTGCGTTGCGCGCCACGATGTCGTCCGATGTGTTCCCCCTGGTGGCCGAAATGCGCAACCAGATCGCCGCCGAAGACGCCATGCGCAAGCGCATTGATGAAGCGCTGACCAAGGCGTCTTCCAGCGAGAGCGCGAGGCCCCTGTGGGCTCAGGCCCAGGCCGAGCGCCAGAAATACGCCGTGCTGCGGGACGCGCTGGTGCAGAACGCACTGGAAGCCAAGATCATCAGCCAGAAGGAGCTGCAGGAGCACGCCGCCGCGTTGACCCAATACCTGCGGTCCATCGACCAGTTGCTCGCGGCGTCGGAGCAGTCCTCCCTGAAGGCGGGCGACAGCATGATTGCCGACGCGTCCCGTGCGCAATGGATCAGCGCCGTGGCGGTGCTGGTGGTGGTGGCGCTGTCGGCGCTGTTTGGCTGGCTGCTGCGGCGCTCCATCGTGTTGCCATTGCGCCAGGCGTCCGAGGCGGCCGCTGTGGTGGCGCAGGGCGACCTCACGGTGCGCATGCCAACCCAGCGCACCGACGAGATCGGCCAGCTGCTCACTGCGCTGGACAAGATGGTCGAGTCACTGCACTACGTGGTGACCGAGGTGCGTGACTCGGGCGAATCCATCCATGTGGCCAGCTCCGAAGTGGCCGCAGGCAACACCGACCTGAGCATGCGCACCGAGCACGCGGCCAGCAACCTGCAGCAGACGGCGGCCAGCATTGCCCAGCTGGCGCAGATGGTGGCCGCCAATGCCGACAGCACGCGCCAGGCCAACGCGCTGGCGCTCAACGCCACCGAGGTGGCCAGCAAGGGGGGCGAAGTGGTCAACCAGGTGGTCAAGACCATGGAGGAGATCAATGCCAGCAGCAAGAAGATCGCCGACATCGTGGGCATCATCGACGGCATTGCGTTCCAGACCAACATCCTCGCGCTCAATGCGGCCGTGGAGGCGGCCCGTGCGGGCGAGCAGGGGCGCGGCTTTGCCGTGGTGGCCAGCGAGGTGCGGGGCCTGGCCGGGCGCAGTGCCAATGCGGCGCGCGAGATCAAGGCACTGATCTCCACCAGCGTGGACAAGGTGAGTGACGGCGCCCGGCTGGTGGTCACCGCGGGCTCCACGATGGGCGACATCGTGCAAAGCGTGGAGCGTGTGACCACGCTGATGTCCGAGATCAACGAGGCCAGCAGCGAGCAGAGCACGCAGATCGGCCAAGTGAGCCAGGCGGTGGACCAGCTCGACCACATGACGCAGCAGAACGCCGCGCTGGTGGAGCAGGGCGCCGCAGCGGCCCAGAGCCTCAAGGACCAGGCCAACCGGCTGGCGGGTGCGATGGGGCAGTTTCAGCTCACACGCGCAGCTGCGTGA
- a CDS encoding hydantoinase B/oxoprolinase family protein: MTTMTPQTHTPRWQFWIDRGGTFTDIVAKRPDGSLTTHKLLSENPEQYKDAAVAGIRHLLGLKPGEPVTPALVECVKMGTTVATNALLERKGEPTLLVTTRGFRDALRIAYQNRPRLFDRHIQLPELLYTEVIEARERMGAHGGVLQNLDEATLRGDLLAAYGCGLRSVAIVFMHGYRYTQHEQAAKRIAQEVGFTQISTSHETSPMMKFVSRGDTTVVDAYLSPILRRYVEQVASEMPGVKLFFMQSSGGLTDAGTFQGKDAILSGPAGGIVGMARTAGLAGHEKVIGFDMGGTSTDVSHYAGAFEREFETHVAGVRMRAPMMSIHTVAAGGGSVLAYDGARFRVGPESAGANPGPVSYRRGGPLAVTDANVMVGKVQPRYFPSVFGPAADETLDADAVRARFEEIATQTQRKPEEVAEGFIQIAVQQMANAIKKISVARGYDVTRYTLQCFGGAGGQHACLVADALGMSRVFVHPLAGVLSAYGMGLADQTVIREQAVEMPLAAESLPLIAERLDTLGAAAQAELERQQVSTNPVQVRHNVHVRYEGTDSALVVPFGDMASIQAAFEAAYRQRFAFLMAGKGLVVEAVSVEAMIAGDAPAEPRLPVHPHRKHPQREVVQMYSGGAWHDAALVVREDLHPGDVIPGPAIIAEKNTTTVVEPGWSARLTDLDHLVLDRVTARKVQYAAGTTVDPVLLEVFNNLFMNIAEQMGLQLQNTAYSVNIKERLDFSCALFDAAGNLIANAPHMPVHLGSMGESIKTVIRENAGKMHPGDVYMLNDPYHGGTHLPDVTVITPVYVAEGNEPTFYVGSRGHHADIGGTTPGSMPPFSTRIDEEGVQINNVKLVDRGIFLEEEVRTLLATGGGTTPYPSRNPQQNLADLRAQIAANEKGVQELSKMVDQFGLDVVQAYMRHVQDNAEESVRRVITQLKDGSFTLPLDNGAQISVSVKVNVAERSAVIDFAGTSPQQMNNFNAPRAVCMAAVLYVFRTLVDDDIPLNAGCLKPLQVIIPQGSMLNPNPPASVVAGNVETSTCITNALFGALGVMAGSQPTMNNFTFGNAQYQYYETIAGGSGAGAVLDATGRAVRGFDGTSVVQTHMTNSRLTDPEVLEFRFPVVLDSYEIKRGSGGAGRWAGGDGGVRRVRFLEAMTASILSNGRLNPAFGMAGGQPGKPGANRVLRANGQVEELGHIGAALMEPGDVFEIATPGGGGFGECVTS; encoded by the coding sequence ATGACCACCATGACACCCCAAACGCACACCCCACGCTGGCAGTTCTGGATCGACCGGGGCGGCACTTTCACCGACATCGTGGCCAAGCGGCCCGATGGCTCCCTGACCACCCACAAGTTGTTGTCCGAGAACCCCGAGCAGTACAAGGATGCCGCCGTGGCGGGCATCCGCCACCTGCTGGGCCTGAAGCCTGGCGAGCCCGTCACGCCCGCGCTGGTGGAGTGCGTGAAGATGGGCACCACGGTGGCCACCAACGCACTGCTGGAGCGCAAGGGCGAGCCCACGCTGCTGGTCACCACACGCGGCTTTCGCGATGCACTGCGCATCGCTTACCAGAACCGCCCGCGCCTGTTTGACCGCCACATCCAGCTGCCCGAGCTGCTCTACACCGAAGTCATCGAGGCCCGCGAACGCATGGGCGCCCACGGTGGCGTGCTGCAGAACCTGGACGAAGCCACTTTGCGCGGTGACCTGCTGGCCGCCTATGGTTGCGGGCTGCGCAGCGTGGCCATTGTGTTCATGCACGGCTACCGCTACACGCAGCACGAGCAGGCGGCCAAGCGCATCGCCCAGGAAGTGGGCTTCACGCAGATCAGCACCTCGCACGAAACCAGCCCCATGATGAAGTTCGTGAGCCGGGGCGATACCACCGTGGTCGATGCCTACCTGTCGCCCATCCTGCGCCGCTACGTGGAGCAGGTGGCCAGCGAGATGCCGGGCGTCAAGCTGTTCTTCATGCAGTCCTCGGGCGGGCTCACCGATGCGGGCACGTTTCAGGGCAAGGACGCGATCCTGTCCGGCCCTGCAGGCGGCATCGTCGGCATGGCGCGCACGGCGGGCCTGGCGGGGCACGAAAAGGTCATCGGCTTCGACATGGGCGGCACCTCCACCGATGTGAGCCACTACGCCGGGGCCTTCGAGCGCGAGTTCGAAACCCACGTGGCGGGCGTTCGCATGCGCGCTCCCATGATGAGTATCCACACGGTGGCGGCGGGCGGTGGCTCGGTGCTGGCCTACGATGGCGCCCGTTTCCGCGTGGGCCCCGAGAGCGCCGGTGCCAACCCCGGCCCCGTGAGCTATCGCCGTGGCGGCCCCCTGGCTGTGACCGATGCGAACGTGATGGTGGGCAAGGTGCAGCCCCGTTATTTCCCCAGCGTGTTCGGCCCCGCAGCCGACGAAACGCTGGACGCCGACGCAGTGCGCGCCCGGTTTGAAGAGATTGCGACGCAGACCCAGCGTAAGCCCGAAGAAGTGGCCGAAGGTTTCATCCAGATTGCCGTGCAGCAGATGGCCAACGCCATCAAGAAGATCAGCGTGGCGCGCGGCTATGACGTGACGCGCTACACCCTGCAGTGCTTTGGTGGTGCAGGCGGCCAGCACGCTTGCCTGGTGGCCGATGCCCTGGGCATGTCGCGCGTGTTCGTGCACCCCTTGGCTGGTGTGCTCAGCGCCTACGGCATGGGCCTGGCCGACCAGACCGTGATCCGCGAGCAGGCGGTGGAGATGCCGCTGGCGGCTGAATCTCTGCCCTTGATCGCCGAGCGCCTGGATACGCTGGGCGCTGCCGCGCAGGCCGAGCTGGAGCGCCAGCAGGTCAGCACCAACCCCGTGCAGGTGCGCCATAACGTGCATGTGCGCTATGAGGGCACGGATTCGGCCCTGGTCGTGCCGTTTGGCGACATGGCCAGCATCCAGGCAGCCTTTGAGGCCGCCTACCGCCAGCGCTTTGCCTTCCTCATGGCCGGCAAGGGCCTGGTGGTGGAGGCCGTGTCGGTCGAAGCCATGATTGCCGGTGACGCCCCTGCCGAGCCGCGCCTGCCCGTGCACCCACACCGCAAGCACCCGCAGCGCGAGGTGGTCCAGATGTACTCGGGCGGCGCCTGGCACGACGCGGCCCTGGTGGTGCGCGAGGACCTGCACCCCGGCGACGTGATCCCCGGCCCGGCCATCATTGCCGAGAAGAACACCACCACCGTGGTGGAGCCCGGCTGGTCTGCGCGCCTGACCGACCTGGACCACCTGGTGCTGGACCGCGTCACCGCCCGCAAGGTGCAGTACGCCGCAGGCACCACGGTGGACCCGGTGCTGCTGGAGGTGTTCAACAACCTGTTCATGAACATTGCCGAGCAGATGGGGCTGCAACTGCAGAACACGGCGTACTCGGTCAACATCAAGGAGCGTCTGGACTTCAGCTGCGCGTTATTCGACGCGGCCGGCAACCTGATCGCCAACGCACCCCACATGCCCGTGCACCTGGGGTCCATGGGCGAGAGCATCAAGACCGTGATCCGCGAGAACGCGGGCAAGATGCACCCGGGCGACGTGTACATGCTCAACGACCCGTACCACGGGGGCACCCACCTGCCGGATGTGACGGTGATCACCCCGGTGTACGTGGCCGAGGGCAACGAGCCCACGTTTTATGTGGGCAGCCGGGGCCACCACGCGGATATTGGCGGCACCACACCGGGCTCCATGCCCCCGTTCTCCACGCGCATCGATGAAGAAGGCGTGCAGATCAACAACGTGAAGCTGGTGGACCGGGGCATCTTTCTGGAAGAGGAAGTGCGCACCCTGCTGGCCACGGGCGGCGGCACCACGCCATACCCCAGCCGCAACCCTCAGCAGAACCTGGCCGACCTGCGCGCACAAATCGCGGCGAACGAAAAGGGCGTGCAAGAACTGTCGAAGATGGTGGACCAGTTTGGTCTGGATGTCGTGCAGGCCTACATGCGCCACGTGCAGGACAACGCCGAAGAGTCGGTGCGCCGTGTGATCACGCAGCTCAAGGACGGCAGTTTCACCCTGCCGCTGGACAACGGCGCGCAGATCAGCGTGTCGGTCAAGGTCAATGTGGCCGAGCGCAGCGCGGTCATCGACTTTGCAGGCACCAGCCCGCAGCAGATGAACAACTTCAACGCCCCGCGTGCCGTGTGCATGGCGGCCGTGCTGTATGTGTTCCGCACGCTGGTGGACGACGACATCCCGCTCAACGCCGGCTGCCTCAAGCCCCTGCAGGTCATCATTCCGCAAGGCTCCATGCTCAACCCCAACCCGCCGGCCTCGGTGGTGGCGGGCAACGTGGAGACCTCCACTTGCATCACCAACGCGCTGTTTGGCGCCTTGGGCGTGATGGCGGGCAGCCAGCCCACCATGAACAACTTCACCTTCGGCAATGCGCAGTACCAGTACTACGAAACCATTGCCGGTGGCAGCGGTGCGGGTGCGGTGCTGGACGCCACAGGCCGGGCGGTGCGCGGCTTTGACGGCACCAGCGTGGTCCAGACCCACATGACCAACTCGCGCCTGACAGACCCGGAGGTGCTGGAGTTCCGCTTCCCGGTGGTGCTCGACAGCTACGAGATCAAGCGCGGCTCGGGCGGTGCAGGCCGCTGGGCGGGCGGGGACGGTGGCGTGCGGCGCGTGCGTTTCCTGGAGGCGATGACGGCCAGCATCCTGTCCAACGGGCGACTGAACCCCGCCTTTGGCATGGCGGGCGGCCAGCCCGGCAAGCCCGGTGCCAACCGCGTGCTGCGTGCCAACGGCCAGGTGGAGGAACTGGGCCACATCGGCGCGGCGCTGATGGAGCCGGGCGATGTGTTCGAGATCGCCACCCCCGGCGGTGGCGGCTTTGGCGAATGTGTCACGTCCTGA
- a CDS encoding TRAP transporter substrate-binding protein yields the protein MKTLVLLAAFAVAPVLHAQTQWKLATGYRAESFHTRNLVQFAQDVERASAGALHIEVHANNALFKLNEIPQAVQEGKAQAGETIMTNLVRDIPIAGADAVPFVVRSYADARRMWDVQRPLIESHMASKGLKALYAVPWPPQGLFSINPVRSSADFKGTRMRTYNPGTVRIAELLGATPVDVPMVEVNQALSAGKLDSMITSALTGVENQVWGQIKQYYGINAWFPKNIVFVNQQAFDALPAPTRQAVTKAAAEAETRGWAMSAAVAEESVAELQRKGIKVDRAPADFDAELKRLGERFSREWVRSVGSEANQIFIPYYTQR from the coding sequence ATGAAGACCTTGGTGTTGTTGGCCGCGTTCGCCGTGGCCCCGGTGCTGCACGCCCAGACCCAGTGGAAGCTGGCCACGGGCTACCGCGCGGAGTCGTTTCATACCCGCAATCTCGTGCAGTTTGCGCAAGACGTAGAGCGTGCCTCGGCAGGCGCGCTGCACATCGAGGTCCATGCCAACAACGCCTTGTTCAAGCTGAACGAGATCCCCCAGGCCGTGCAGGAGGGCAAGGCCCAGGCGGGAGAGACCATCATGACCAACCTGGTGCGGGACATCCCCATCGCCGGGGCAGATGCTGTGCCCTTTGTGGTGCGCAGCTATGCCGACGCGCGGCGCATGTGGGACGTGCAGCGGCCGCTGATCGAGTCGCACATGGCCAGTAAGGGGCTCAAGGCGCTGTACGCAGTGCCCTGGCCGCCGCAGGGGCTGTTCTCGATCAACCCCGTGCGCTCGTCCGCCGACTTCAAGGGCACGCGCATGCGCACCTACAACCCTGGCACCGTGCGCATTGCCGAGCTGCTGGGCGCCACGCCCGTGGACGTGCCCATGGTGGAAGTCAACCAGGCTCTGTCGGCGGGCAAGCTCGATTCCATGATCACTTCCGCCCTCACGGGGGTAGAGAACCAGGTCTGGGGCCAGATCAAGCAGTACTACGGCATCAACGCCTGGTTTCCCAAGAACATCGTTTTTGTGAACCAGCAGGCTTTTGATGCACTGCCTGCACCCACACGCCAGGCGGTGACGAAGGCTGCCGCCGAGGCAGAGACGCGCGGCTGGGCCATGAGCGCTGCGGTGGCCGAAGAGTCGGTGGCCGAGCTGCAGCGCAAGGGCATCAAGGTGGATCGTGCGCCAGCAGATTTTGATGCCGAACTCAAGCGCCTGGGCGAGCGGTTCTCGCGCGAGTGGGTGCGCTCGGTGGGCAGCGAGGCCAACCAGATCTTCATCCCGTACTACACGCAGCGCTGA
- a CDS encoding TRAP transporter large permease: MDVIIALGLIVVLFAVLGSGLWIGLSLLAVALVGMEFFTNRPVGDSMMLTIWGSTSSWTLTALPLFLWMGEILFRSKLSSSMFKGLAPWLERLPGRLLHVNVVGCTIFAAISGSSAATCSTIGKITLPELKQRGYPEDISVGTLAGAGTLGLLIPPSIIMIVYGVAANVSISKLFLAGVIPGLMLAALFMGYIVVWALFNKDKVPAPDARLSFVQKLYASRHLIPVVSLIVVVLGAIYSGIATATEAAALGVAGSLILAKIEGSLNWERFKEGLVAACRVYCMIGLILAGAAFLTLAMGFIGLPRHLAEFIGALHLSPFALMLLLIVFFIVLGCFLDGISMVVLTIAVLLPTVEAAGFDLVWFGIFIVLVVEMAQITPPVGFNLFVLQGMTRREVTWIARTALPLFALMIVAVVMTYFVPDVVLWLPRQMQG; this comes from the coding sequence ATGGACGTCATCATCGCTTTGGGTCTGATCGTGGTGCTGTTCGCAGTGCTCGGATCGGGCCTGTGGATCGGCCTGTCACTGCTGGCAGTGGCTTTGGTCGGCATGGAGTTTTTTACCAACCGCCCGGTGGGCGACAGCATGATGCTGACCATCTGGGGGTCTACCTCCAGCTGGACGCTGACGGCTTTGCCGCTGTTTTTGTGGATGGGCGAGATCCTGTTCCGCAGCAAGCTGTCGAGCAGCATGTTCAAGGGCCTGGCGCCCTGGCTGGAGCGCTTGCCCGGCCGCCTGCTGCACGTCAACGTGGTGGGCTGCACCATCTTCGCAGCCATCTCGGGCTCATCGGCCGCCACCTGCTCCACCATCGGCAAGATCACGCTGCCTGAACTCAAGCAGCGCGGCTATCCCGAAGATATCTCCGTGGGCACATTGGCCGGTGCGGGCACGCTCGGACTGCTGATTCCGCCATCGATCATCATGATCGTCTACGGCGTGGCGGCGAACGTGTCGATCTCCAAGCTGTTCCTGGCAGGGGTGATTCCGGGGCTGATGCTGGCTGCGCTGTTCATGGGCTACATCGTGGTGTGGGCCTTGTTCAACAAGGACAAGGTGCCTGCGCCTGACGCCCGTCTCAGCTTTGTGCAAAAGCTGTATGCCTCCCGCCACCTTATTCCCGTCGTGTCGCTCATCGTCGTGGTGCTGGGCGCCATCTACAGCGGCATTGCCACCGCTACCGAAGCTGCGGCGCTGGGTGTGGCCGGGTCGTTGATCCTGGCCAAGATCGAGGGCTCGCTGAACTGGGAGCGTTTCAAGGAAGGGCTGGTCGCTGCCTGCCGCGTGTACTGCATGATCGGCCTCATCCTGGCGGGTGCCGCGTTCCTCACGCTGGCCATGGGCTTCATCGGCCTGCCACGGCACCTGGCCGAGTTCATCGGGGCGCTGCACCTGTCGCCCTTTGCGCTGATGCTGCTGCTCATCGTGTTCTTCATTGTGCTGGGCTGCTTCCTGGACGGCATCTCCATGGTGGTGCTGACCATCGCAGTGCTGCTGCCTACGGTGGAGGCTGCAGGCTTTGACCTGGTGTGGTTCGGCATCTTCATCGTGCTGGTGGTCGAGATGGCGCAGATCACGCCGCCCGTGGGCTTCAACCTCTTTGTGTTGCAGGGCATGACCCGGCGCGAAGTGACCTGGATTGCACGCACGGCGCTGCCTCTGTTCGCTCTGATGATTGTGGCCGTCGTGATGACGTACTTCGTGCCAGATGTCGTGCTCTGGCTGCCCCGCCAGATGCAAGGCTGA
- a CDS encoding TRAP transporter small permease — MDKLVRNFYRLLMLLSGLSMLAAFGAVTLGVFAREVIHLNIDGLDAYAGYAIAAALFFALPSTLQNGDHIRVTLILDRLPARWRSAFEWFCLVSALVLSVYIACYAVRSVWISYITHDISPAADASPLWIPQISMAMGCIGFALAFAHALVLRFQGTAFMAVSEAARSE; from the coding sequence ATGGACAAGCTCGTCCGAAATTTCTACAGGCTGCTGATGCTGCTGTCCGGCCTGTCGATGCTGGCCGCGTTCGGCGCAGTCACGCTGGGCGTTTTTGCCCGCGAAGTCATCCACCTCAACATCGACGGACTCGACGCCTACGCGGGTTACGCCATTGCCGCTGCCTTGTTCTTTGCGCTGCCCAGCACGCTGCAAAACGGCGATCACATCCGCGTGACGCTCATCCTGGACAGGCTGCCCGCCCGCTGGCGCAGTGCCTTCGAGTGGTTCTGCCTGGTCAGCGCGCTGGTGCTGTCCGTGTACATCGCCTGCTATGCCGTGCGTTCGGTGTGGATCTCCTACATCACCCACGACATCTCGCCCGCGGCCGACGCGTCGCCGCTGTGGATTCCCCAGATCAGCATGGCCATGGGCTGCATTGGTTTTGCGCTGGCGTTTGCCCATGCGCTGGTGTTGCGTTTCCAGGGGACGGCCTTCATGGCGGTGTCCGAAGCAGCACGTTCCGAATAA
- a CDS encoding TRAP transporter substrate-binding protein translates to MKKFALCMTAALSVCAAQAQVKWDLPTGYGANSFQTQNVQQFADEVDKLTGGKLKITLHPGGSLYKANEIKRAVQTGQVPSAEFILSGATNENPLFGVDSIPFLATTYAESKRLYLAAKPAQEKLLAAQGVKVLFSVPWPGQSLYSLKPVSTPADFAGTKMRAYNPATTRIAQLLKAQPVTIQLSELGQALATNTVQNFLTSSASGVESKLYEQVKYFYPVSAWLPRNATVVNQKAFDALDKPLQDAVLKAAAAAEERGWATSERVDKEFIKELSAKGMTVAEPSDSIKKELASIGESMTADWVKSAGAEGQAIIDAYRKK, encoded by the coding sequence ATGAAAAAATTTGCACTGTGTATGACGGCTGCCCTCAGCGTGTGTGCGGCCCAGGCCCAGGTCAAGTGGGACCTGCCCACCGGCTACGGCGCCAACAGTTTCCAGACGCAGAACGTGCAGCAGTTTGCCGATGAAGTGGACAAGCTCACCGGCGGCAAACTCAAGATCACCCTGCACCCCGGTGGTTCGCTGTACAAGGCCAACGAAATCAAGCGCGCGGTACAGACCGGGCAGGTGCCTTCGGCCGAATTCATCCTGTCGGGCGCCACCAACGAGAACCCGCTGTTTGGCGTGGACTCCATCCCCTTCCTGGCGACCACCTATGCAGAGTCCAAACGCCTGTACCTGGCCGCCAAGCCCGCGCAAGAGAAGCTGCTCGCCGCCCAGGGCGTGAAGGTGCTGTTCTCGGTGCCATGGCCTGGTCAGTCGCTGTATTCGCTCAAGCCGGTGAGCACGCCCGCAGACTTTGCGGGCACCAAGATGCGCGCTTACAACCCTGCCACCACGCGCATTGCCCAGCTGCTCAAGGCGCAGCCCGTGACGATCCAGCTGTCCGAGCTGGGCCAGGCCCTCGCGACCAACACGGTGCAGAACTTTCTGACGTCGAGCGCCAGCGGCGTGGAGTCCAAGCTGTATGAGCAGGTCAAGTACTTCTACCCCGTCAGCGCGTGGCTGCCGCGCAATGCCACGGTGGTGAACCAGAAGGCCTTTGACGCCCTCGACAAGCCCCTGCAGGACGCCGTGCTCAAAGCCGCAGCTGCCGCCGAAGAACGCGGCTGGGCCACCAGCGAGCGTGTGGACAAGGAGTTCATCAAGGAACTGTCGGCCAAAGGCATGACGGTGGCAGAGCCCAGCGACAGCATCAAGAAGGAGCTGGCGAGCATCGGCGAATCCATGACTGCCGACTGGGTGAAATCGGCCGGTGCCGAGGGGCAGGCCATCATCGACGCCTACCGCAAGAAGTAG